In Clostridia bacterium, the following are encoded in one genomic region:
- the pheT gene encoding phenylalanine--tRNA ligase subunit beta yields the protein MKVPLSWLKDFVDVNVTPEVLAQKLTNIGFEIEELQYLGKDIEKVITGRIIDIEKHPDADKLVVCKLDMSNNEFLTIVTGAKNVKVGDIVPVAIDGAILPCGKKIKSSPLRGVMSQGMLCSGEELCIDDSVIEGAEVDGILILPSDTKLGVDIKTVLGLDDYVFDISVTPNRPDCNSIWGIAREVGAVLGLKVKTPSLDYKVERGGDIGININIYDFDLCPRYSASRVVEAKIEPSPKWMRDRLRKVGIRAINNFADITNYVLTEIGQPMHAFDAKCIEGGVINVRPAKDGEKITALDGKVYTLNNKNLVIADEKKPLAIAGVMGGEYTSIAHDTKDVVFESAIFARGNVRTTSRALGLSSASSSRFSKGVDMLSCELGQKRALALVYELGCGKIIGDIKDIKKAEVKERNIKVSVSKINELLGLNLSGQKMVEILTPLEIKCSLKGDELSCIVPVFREDIECHVDIAEEVIRYYGYDKIGSSLPETSHSIKIGVNNFYKAVNKTKQTLIGLGLFESLTYSFINRKSLQMLNLKEDDYRLNVIELINPLSEEYAVMRTTLVPNMLTVANYNLNHKNNEFRIFEISRVYLPINLPLNELPHEANMLGAVICGEKDDFFSVKAIVEKVLEDYGVTAKYVSSTEPFLHPGISADLLVDNKKIGYFGSVHPNVLKNFDIDKTLYVIEIEFDKLIEYEKSIKFKPLPKYQAIERDLAFLVKQEIPALELIEYISHTGGSNLESVELFDVYTGSQIEKGYKSMAFSLVFRSEETTLKDEDVTKAINKIVRGLTYKYNASLRS from the coding sequence ATGAAAGTACCATTGAGTTGGTTAAAAGATTTTGTAGATGTAAATGTAACACCTGAAGTTTTGGCTCAAAAATTAACCAATATCGGTTTTGAAATAGAAGAGTTGCAATATCTAGGCAAAGATATAGAAAAAGTCATAACAGGCAGAATAATTGATATTGAAAAGCATCCCGATGCTGATAAATTGGTTGTTTGCAAGCTTGATATGAGTAATAATGAGTTTTTGACAATTGTAACAGGTGCAAAAAATGTTAAAGTAGGCGATATTGTACCGGTAGCAATTGACGGTGCTATATTACCTTGCGGAAAAAAGATAAAAAGCAGTCCTTTAAGAGGCGTTATGTCGCAAGGTATGCTTTGCTCTGGTGAAGAATTATGCATTGATGACAGCGTAATTGAGGGTGCTGAAGTTGATGGCATTTTAATTTTGCCGTCAGATACCAAACTTGGAGTTGATATAAAAACTGTTCTTGGACTGGATGATTATGTTTTTGATATATCTGTAACGCCCAATAGACCTGATTGCAACAGTATATGGGGAATAGCTCGAGAAGTAGGCGCCGTACTAGGTTTGAAGGTAAAGACACCTTCTTTGGACTATAAGGTTGAACGCGGCGGAGATATTGGCATTAATATCAATATTTATGATTTTGACCTCTGTCCAAGATATAGCGCTAGCCGTGTGGTTGAGGCAAAGATTGAGCCTTCTCCAAAATGGATGCGGGACAGATTGAGAAAGGTTGGAATCAGAGCAATTAATAATTTTGCAGATATTACCAACTATGTTCTTACAGAAATAGGTCAGCCTATGCATGCTTTTGATGCAAAATGTATTGAAGGCGGAGTGATTAATGTAAGACCTGCCAAAGATGGAGAAAAGATAACAGCCTTAGACGGCAAAGTTTATACTTTAAACAATAAAAATCTTGTAATTGCTGATGAGAAAAAACCTTTGGCGATAGCAGGTGTTATGGGCGGTGAATATACTTCAATTGCGCATGATACTAAAGATGTGGTTTTCGAATCAGCTATATTCGCACGTGGAAACGTAAGAACTACATCAAGAGCTTTGGGCTTGTCTTCCGCATCTAGCAGCAGGTTTTCAAAAGGAGTTGACATGCTTTCATGCGAGCTTGGACAAAAACGTGCATTGGCTTTGGTTTATGAACTTGGCTGCGGAAAAATTATAGGCGATATAAAAGATATTAAAAAAGCTGAAGTTAAGGAAAGGAATATCAAAGTATCTGTCAGCAAGATAAACGAGCTTCTTGGCTTAAATTTGTCAGGTCAAAAAATGGTTGAGATTTTGACACCGTTGGAAATAAAATGCTCTCTAAAGGGCGATGAATTATCATGCATTGTGCCTGTGTTTAGAGAAGATATTGAATGCCATGTAGATATAGCTGAAGAAGTTATTAGATATTATGGATATGATAAAATAGGCTCCAGTTTGCCTGAAACATCTCATTCAATAAAAATCGGTGTTAATAATTTTTATAAGGCTGTTAATAAAACAAAACAGACATTAATAGGCTTAGGTTTGTTTGAATCCTTGACTTATTCATTTATCAATAGGAAATCTTTGCAGATGTTAAATTTAAAAGAGGATGATTACAGACTTAATGTAATAGAACTTATCAATCCATTAAGTGAAGAATATGCGGTAATGCGTACAACACTTGTTCCAAATATGCTCACTGTTGCTAATTATAATCTCAACCATAAAAATAATGAGTTTAGGATTTTTGAGATTTCAAGAGTTTATTTGCCAATAAATTTGCCGCTAAATGAACTGCCTCATGAAGCTAATATGCTCGGAGCTGTAATTTGCGGAGAAAAAGATGATTTCTTCTCCGTTAAAGCAATAGTTGAAAAGGTTTTGGAAGACTATGGTGTAACTGCAAAGTACGTATCATCCACAGAACCATTTTTGCATCCTGGAATAAGCGCAGATTTATTGGTTGATAATAAGAAGATAGGATATTTTGGATCTGTTCATCCTAACGTTTTGAAAAACTTTGATATTGACAAAACATTATATGTTATTGAAATTGAGTTTGATAAATTAATTGAATATGAAAAATCAATCAAATTCAAACCTTTGCCCAAATATCAAGCGATTGAAAGAGATCTTGCCTTTTTGGTTAAACAAGAAATTCCCGCTCTAGAACTGATTGAATATATTTCTCATACAGGCGGAAGCAATCTTGAATCTG